The Anoxybacillus amylolyticus DNA segment CTTTCGCTAAATAAAGATAAAGGGGAACATAGTCGCGGTCGAGCTCTTTTAGCTGCGTCAATTTTTCAATTGCCGTTTGGTAATACTCTGCCTGAAATGCAGTAAACCCATAGCCAAATAGCGTATGGCTGTCCATTTTCTTTTCTATTGTTTGTTCATAGTACGGAAGCGCTTGTTCAAACTCTCCTAACAAACTAAGCGCTTCGGCTAGCCGCTCTGGAATAAACGTACCAGCAACCGTCGTTTCACGCTCAAGTACTTTTTTATAAAATGAAATGCTTTTTCCGTACTGCCCAGTCGCAAAATAAAGTTCTGCAAGGGCAAATTCGATAATTGGTTCATTCGGTGCTTTTTCGTACGCTTTTAATAGCTTTTGTTCACTCACTTCCTCAAGCCCTTGTATTTGGTAAAGATCTGCTAAAAGCAAACATGCTCGCAAAAATAAAGGATCCTCTTCATCAATGTCGGTTAAAATAGCAAGCGCTTTTTCGTCTTCTTCTAGCTCTGTATAAATTTCCGCCAAAAAGATGAAAAGTTCGCCTTCATCTGGGTAACGTTGCACTAGTTCTTCGACGATGGCGCGTGCCTCCTCGAGCATTCCAAAGGAAAATAGATAATCGGCAAGCATATATTTTTCATCGTCGTTCGCTTCTTTTTTTGCTTTCGAAATAAGGGGAAGGGCGCGTTCGATGTCGCCCCTTTCCACAAGCTGGACGATTTGGTCGATTCGATTCACTTTCAACACTTCCTTATGTAAAGTTTGCCGTAAACATCCCTGGCGCGCGGACGATTCGTTCGCGTCCAAAGCCTGGATGAAAAAAGAGCTCGTTGCCTGCTTTCATCACTTTTCCGTTATGGACAGTGATAACTGGAACATGTTTATCATAATCGACCGCGAACATTTCGGCAACTAGGTTGCTTTTTGCATATAAATTATAATCTAATTCGCCGCCAATGCGGATATCTCCTTTTTGTGGATAAATGCCGATTTTCTTTAATACATCAAGCGCTAGCGGTACGCGCTCTTTTAGCGCAAACGGAAGAAACGGAATGCGTGCGTGTGCTAACACGTGCTGCCAATGTTGTTCTGCTTGTTTGGTTGGCGGCGTCAACCAGTATGGAACGAGCGGAAGCGGATACGAAGCGAACGTGTCGTACATCCACCCCCAAGCGAGTTTTTCAATCCGTTCATCACCATTTAGTTCAACAAATAAAACAGGAATGTGGAGTCGTTTACATGCTCTTACAAATGATGGGGTCAGCGTACGAAGTGGGATTTTCACCCCGATGAAATAATCGATTGGGCTATTGAGCAAATGTAAGCGCAGGTGTTGTAAGGCGTCCGGCAGCTGTTTTTCGTACCGGACATTGCACACCACTAATAACGTCGTGCATCCTTTTGCAAGAAAATGTTGTTGCATATATGACTTAAATTCTGAAAAAGATCGCGGATTGCCGAACGAAAAATCGAGCATGACATAGCCAGGCGTCATCACAAATTCGCTAACCGGCATGCGCATCCAGCGATAGACAGCCGTTTGCTCACCGATATAATCAACGCGGTTTTTATCGACAACAATCGAACAGCGCCTCGTTGTTCCGTTTCTCACGACGGTGGCATCATCAATAATATGCGGCACGTTCCCATTCCCCCTTTAAGACAAGCTATGAAGGGGAGAAGGAGAATATTCGCACAACCAATAACTTCTGCCGCAGGTTTTCTCCATTAGGCAAAGAACCTATTTGCCGTTTTTTTCATATAGTGGGTTAGAAAAGAGAAGAGGAGCTGGTTTGCATGAGTATGCCCGAAATTCCCAAAATGACGCACCGCCCGGATAAAAAAGAAGTGATTATTGATTTATTAGAATCGATCGCGCTGGAAGAAGTTGCGTTATCCCACATTTTAAACGCGGAGGCAGAAAAAATTCAAGCGTTTGTCGGCAAATGCCTTGACTTCCCGACAAAACCGAACAACCATGAAATTTTAACGTTTAATAAATCGGTGCAAAGCTTACTGGAAACCGTCGTGATGAAGGAATGGCTGTTGTTGAAAAAATTAGAAGACGTGCTCGAGTTTTTGCCGCCGCTGCATCACGGAAAGTGTTGCTGTCCTTCTTGCAAAGAAAACCGAAAGCATCCAAGCAACTGCCATTGCCCGATTTGCGAAGGACATGAAAAACACCACGCCAATTGCCAATGCCCGACATGCAAAGAACATCGTGTGTGGAAAGGATATGAATCATGAAACGATGTGTAAAACAGCAGTTGTATGACGTCGCTTGTTCCGTTACCGCCTATGAAAAAGCGCTAGCTGCTTACATCCATGCGCTCTCCTTGTTGTATAATGCATATATCCAACTTCACGGCGATGACAAAATGATGAAAAAATCCGTGTTTCATACTCTCCTCGAAGTAACCCAGTTGCAAAAATGGCAATGGCGCAAACAGAAACTATTAACAGAACATGTTGACCCGTATGAATGTGAGTCTTTCTCGGACACGAACATCACAGATGGAATGACAAGGCTGAAACAAGCAACAAACGGCATGTTTCTTTCGACACATGACAGAAACGAGCTATATACATTATTGGAAGAAAATAAACAATTAGCGAAAAAAAGAAGACTATCGTTTTACCGTACACGCACCGAAAACGACCCAAGAACAAGGTGGCTTTCCCGCCATCTTTCGAAACAAAAACAGGATCTTACCAAATAGGAAAAGAACCATGTTTTTTTATTTTGTCCTTTTCCTTTTGAGGCAAGAGAAATACTCATTTGTACTAGTTAGTACGTCCAACCAAAACCGCTAAGAACGAATAAACAAATAGTGTAGGAAAACGAGCAAAAAGAGAGGTGAAAAACATGAGCTTTCCAAATTTACCGAGCACGATCGGTTCAGACATCAATCTTGACCCCAAAAATGTCGTGCTATTAATTCTTGTTTCGATTGCGTTTGAAGAATTGGCGTTAGCCCACATCATGAATTCAGAAGCAGAAAAATTGCAAGCAGCGCTCGGGACGCTGCACGCAAATTCAAATCCATTAGCCGAAACCCTCGAGGATTTATTAAACATAAACCGGAGCGTCGAGCGAATGCTTCGCACCGTCATAAAAAAAGAAATGCTTCTGCAATTTAAACTAGAAGATGCGATCGAATTTTTCTTAACGGTAACACCGCCACCAACTCCAGGAGGGGCATGTGATTGCTCAACAACCTTTGTTTTTAATGATTGCGCGACAACTTCACAAGTTCGGATGGGGGGCAACCTCACTTCCCGAAAAGGAACTGCCTCAGGCGTCGTCGCTGTTTGTATTGGTTGTTCGAGCGAAGCAAAAAGTGTCATCGAATTCCATTTTAGTAGCTGCTTACCTACCCCTTCTGTCATTTTAAACTTTGTAGCGAATTCGTTTGCTGTCGACTGCCCAGGACTTAAAAACGTGATGAACGTAAAGGGAACAGGGTTCATTCTCCCTACTTCAAAAGGCTTCCACTTCAATCCTACTACGAATTACCAATACGAGCTAACGTTTAACGATGCTAATAATAAACTGTCATTTACAATCCGCGACGGATCGACTGTCATTTATCAAGACAACAATATCGATGCAGTAGGACAGATAAACGACTGTGAACTAAGTGAACACTAGCTTCAACTGCACATTCGCTTAAAATGCAGCAATTTCTCCCTTTTATCAAGATTACCAATCCGACTAAAACATTTTTCCCTTTAATAAAGAGAGGGACTAACGAAAAGAGAGGGTGCCATCTTTTGTCTTTCAATCATCCAACAAAAATTCCACGACATCCTCCAGCTTAAATTGGAGGATAATTTCTTTTTTGACGACCGTGCGTAGCACCCGCTCCACGCTGCGGTTAATCTGTAATAAATCGTCTAAGTCGTCGACAACTCGGTCGTTATCATCAAGCGTTCCGAGGGCAAATTGCAGCTTTTCCGCCTCAGCGTTCATCACGTGCGCTAGCGCGAGCTCTTCAAACGCAATCGACGCTAATAAAAAAAGCGCCACTTGTTCTTTATCAAAGTCTTCAATTGGGTTAATGTCTTCCGGAATATTTGGGAAACTCACGTCCTTCACCTCCTGTTGTAGTCACTATTCAATGTATTCACTGTCAAGGCTTTGGTCCATCTTTTCATCACTAAAAAAGAAACCTCCCACGGTTTCTTTTTTTCATCCCCCTTCTTGTCGACCAACAAAAAAAGGGCCCTTCTCGCCCTTTTTTCGTACTTTACACGCCTTTATTGTCCGATTAACGCCTGCAAATGGTTAAAAAATGTCGGGTACGAGACGGCGATGGCTTCCGCGCCTTGAAGTGACATCGACCCGTTCGTCACGCACGCCGCAATCGCAAGCATCATGCCGATGCGGTGGTCGCCGTGGCTATCGACTGCTAGGTTGTCCGCTGTTAGGGGCGTTTTGCCGCGGATAATCATGCCGTCGTCTGTCGCTTCAATATCTGCGCCAAACTTTTTCAATTCGGTAACGACCGTATCAATTCGGTTCGTTTCTTTCACCTTTAGCTCTGCCGCATCTTTAATGACGGTCGTGCCGTCCGCTTGCGTCGCGAGCAGTGCGATGATTGGAATTTCATCAATTAAGCGCGGAATAAGCGCACCGCCGATTTCCGTCGCTTTCAAGTTCGACGTACGGATCGTTAAGTCGCCAATTGGTTCTGTTTCTTCGTTGCGGACATTTTCAATCGAAAGCTCCGCCCCCATTTGCTCGAGCACGTCGATAATGCCCGTTCTCGTTGGGTTTAGTCCAACGTTTTTTAAGACGATTTCGCTATTTGGCACAATCGCACCGGCAACTAAGAAAAAGGCAGCGGACGAAATATCGCCAGGGACGTACACATCAGCTGCTTTTAGCGTTTGCTTGCCGCTTATCGATACCGTTAGCCCGTCTACGACAACTTCTCCGCCGAATAAGCGTACCATCCGCTCCGTATGATCGCGCGATTTCGAAGGCTCCTTCACCGTCGTCGTCCCTTCGGTGAACAGCCCTGCCAATAAAATCGCTGATTTCACTTGCGCACTGGCGACAGGTGATTCGTATTGAATCGGACGCAAATTGCCCCCGCGAATCGCAAGCGGCGTATAGTTTCCGCCCTCACGTCCATCAATATGCGCTCCCATCATCGTTAACGGCTTTGTCACCCTTGCCATTGGCCGCTTCGCAATCGACGCGTCGCCAATTAAGCATGCGTGAAACGGACATGCCGCTAAAATGCCGAGCAGCAATCGAGTCGTCGTCCCGGAGTTGCCGACGTTTAAAATGTCGTTCGGCTCTTGTAGCCCGTCGATTCCTTTTCCTTCGACGACAACGTCTGTACCGTTTTGCGTAATAGCTACTCCCATTTTGCGAAAGCAATCAATCGTGCTTAAACAATCTTCCCCCGGCAAAAAGTTCGCAATTGTCGTCGTCCCTTCGGCGATCGCCCCAAGCATAACGGCCCGATGGGAAATCGATTTATCGCCGGGGACGTGAATCGCTCCTCGCAGCGACGGAACGTTCGTTTGTAACGGCTGCATATGGCTCCTCCTTATCCTTCATATGTTTCATAGTTCGTATGCTTCTTAATGCATTCTTTTGCTCTTTGGCGATCTTCGTCGCTTTGGAAGCTTAAGCGAAGAACCCCGTAAATTTCTTCGCGCGTTTCAATGATGCGAATATTCGTAATACTGATGCGCTCGTGCGCTAAATAGCCAGTAATTTCGGAAATAACCCCCGGATAGTCAGGCACATCAACATATAAATCGTAAAACGATGGAATCGCTCCTTTCGTGCGAACCGGCAGTCCATCGCGAAATTGCTTCGCTTCTAAAAAATAACGGTAAATCGCGTCGCTTTCTTCCCGCTCAACAAACGACCGCACCTTTTGCATTTCCATCATCCAGCGGTCAAATAAAGCGAGCAATTCTTCTTTGTTATGTAAAAAAATATCGCGCCACATTTCCGGATTGCTTGAGGCGATGCGCGTAATATCGCGAAACCCGCCAGCTGCTAGCCGGCTGACTAACTCGTCTTCTTGTTCGTGTTGCTGCGCTTGGTGCACAAGGCTTGCCGCGATAATGTGGGGAAAGTGGCTAATCACTCCGGTAATTCGGTCGTGTTCTTTTGGCGAAAGAGCCACAAAATGCGCTTTCGTCCCTTTTAACCATTGCTTCAGCCGCTCGACATCGCTTCCTTGCACTTCTTCCGTCGGCGTTAAAATGTAAAACGCATTTTCAAATAAATGCGCTCGTGCCGCCGTTATCCCGCTTTTATGCGAACCTGCCATCGGATGTCCGCCAATAAACGTAATCCCTTTCTCTAATAGCCGCTTCGCATGTTGTACGATACGCTGCTTTGTACTCCCAACATCAGTGACAATGACAGACTGCTTTAGACGGTACGTGAGCATTTCCGCTAAAATTTTTTCCGTCTGCATGACCGGCGTCGCTAAAATGATAACGTCCGCTTGCGCCATTCCTTCTTCAATAGAAAAAGCATTGTCATCAATGACGGCAAGTGTCTTGGCAAGCTTCATTTCTTCTTCATTGACATCAAAGCCAATCACGAAAGATTGTGGATGTTCTTTTTTAATTGCCAGTGCGATCGAACCGCCAATAAGCCCAAGTCCGACCACAAATACAGTCCCTTCCAACGGTTTCACCTCTTATAAAATGCGCCCGCCGCGGCTTGCGGCGAGCTTTTTAGACAAATTGTTTTTCTTTTAATAGCTGCAGTATCGCTGAAAACACGTGCTCGTTTTGTTCTTCTGTGCCGATGGTAATACGCACCGCCGTCGGAAATCCGAGCGCATTTCCCGAGCGAACGATAATGCCGCGCTCAAGTAAATATTGAAACACCGCGTTTCCTTCAATCCCAAAATCAATTAAAATAAAATTCGCTTCTGACGGATAATAGCGCAAGCCGTGCTGTTGGCAAAAACGGTAAAATGATTCAAGCCCTTGCTTGTTTTTCGCAGCGCACGTTTCAATAAACGCTTGGTCATTAAGCGCTGCTACGGCTGCTACTTGGGCGACGCTCGACGTATTAAACGGCTCGCGCGCCGGCTCAATTTGCCGGATAATGGTCTCGTTTCCGACGCCATATCCAACACGCAAGCCTGCTAAACCATATGCTTTCGAAAACGTGCGCAACACCATTAAATTGTCATATTGCGAGAGCAACGGCACGGTTTGCGGATAATCGTCTGCCGTCACATATTCGTAATACGCCTCATCCGATACGACGAGCACATGTTTTGGCACGTTTTTTAAAAATTCCACGAACTCTTCTTCCTTCACGTACGTACCGCTCGGATTGTTCGGATTGCATACCCAGACGACACGCGTCTGTTCGTCGATTGCTTCTAGCATTTTCTTCAAGTCATGCCGTCCGTCCACTAACGGCACTTCGCGAATTTCCGCTCCTTCAATGACGGCGTTATGACGGTATTGTGGAAACGTCGGTGTCGCCATCACCGTATTTGTTCCTTTCGTTAAAAAGGCGCGGCAAATAATTTGCACCACTTCGTCCGAGCCGTTGCCAAAAAGAAGTTGTGTTTCGCTTACACCGAGATGACTTGCTACTTTTTCCCTTAGTAAGTGTGCATAGCCGTCTGGATACAATGCTAACCGATCAAGCTCTTTTGCAATCGCTTCTTTCACTGCCGGCGACGAGCCGTACGGGTTTTCGTTTGATGCGAGCTTAATGACATTGGTCAACCCATATTGCCGCTTCACTTCTTCTAGCGACTTCCCTGGCTGATAAGGAGTCAACCCTTGCAATTGATTTTTAATTTTCATGTTCTCACCCCATTGCGAAAATTAGCGCCTCATTTCCCTAATGGCGAAACTAACATTTGCGCATAGCGGCGAAACTCGTTGAGCGCTTCCTGCTTCGTATCCTCCTGTGAAAGCCGTTCGGACAGCTCTTCCACTTTTTGCACGAGCGCACTGCCGATGACGACCCCATCGCAATGCTCTTTTAGCATCCGGACTTGTTCGCTTTTCGAAATGCCGAAGCCGACGACAACTGGAACACGGCTATATTGCTTCACTTCCGCTAAAAATTCGTTAATGGCCTCCGGCAACGTATCGCGAACGCCCGTCACTCCTAATGAAGATACACAGTACAAAAAGCCTTGCGCATTGGAAGCAATTTTTTCGATTCGTTGCTTCGATGTCGGGGCAACGAGCGAAATAAGAGGCACCCTTGTTTCTTCGCTCACACGACGAATCGGTTCGCTTTCTTCAAATGGTAAATC contains these protein-coding regions:
- a CDS encoding prephenate dehydrogenase — protein: MEGTVFVVGLGLIGGSIALAIKKEHPQSFVIGFDVNEEEMKLAKTLAVIDDNAFSIEEGMAQADVIILATPVMQTEKILAEMLTYRLKQSVIVTDVGSTKQRIVQHAKRLLEKGITFIGGHPMAGSHKSGITAARAHLFENAFYILTPTEEVQGSDVERLKQWLKGTKAHFVALSPKEHDRITGVISHFPHIIAASLVHQAQQHEQEDELVSRLAAGGFRDITRIASSNPEMWRDIFLHNKEELLALFDRWMMEMQKVRSFVEREESDAIYRYFLEAKQFRDGLPVRTKGAIPSFYDLYVDVPDYPGVISEITGYLAHERISITNIRIIETREEIYGVLRLSFQSDEDRQRAKECIKKHTNYETYEG
- the aroA gene encoding 3-phosphoshikimate 1-carboxyvinyltransferase, translating into MQPLQTNVPSLRGAIHVPGDKSISHRAVMLGAIAEGTTTIANFLPGEDCLSTIDCFRKMGVAITQNGTDVVVEGKGIDGLQEPNDILNVGNSGTTTRLLLGILAACPFHACLIGDASIAKRPMARVTKPLTMMGAHIDGREGGNYTPLAIRGGNLRPIQYESPVASAQVKSAILLAGLFTEGTTTVKEPSKSRDHTERMVRLFGGEVVVDGLTVSISGKQTLKAADVYVPGDISSAAFFLVAGAIVPNSEIVLKNVGLNPTRTGIIDVLEQMGAELSIENVRNEETEPIGDLTIRTSNLKATEIGGALIPRLIDEIPIIALLATQADGTTVIKDAAELKVKETNRIDTVVTELKKFGADIEATDDGMIIRGKTPLTADNLAVDSHGDHRIGMMLAIAACVTNGSMSLQGAEAIAVSYPTFFNHLQALIGQ
- the hisC gene encoding histidinol-phosphate transaminase, coding for MKIKNQLQGLTPYQPGKSLEEVKRQYGLTNVIKLASNENPYGSSPAVKEAIAKELDRLALYPDGYAHLLREKVASHLGVSETQLLFGNGSDEVVQIICRAFLTKGTNTVMATPTFPQYRHNAVIEGAEIREVPLVDGRHDLKKMLEAIDEQTRVVWVCNPNNPSGTYVKEEEFVEFLKNVPKHVLVVSDEAYYEYVTADDYPQTVPLLSQYDNLMVLRTFSKAYGLAGLRVGYGVGNETIIRQIEPAREPFNTSSVAQVAAVAALNDQAFIETCAAKNKQGLESFYRFCQQHGLRYYPSEANFILIDFGIEGNAVFQYLLERGIIVRSGNALGFPTAVRITIGTEEQNEHVFSAILQLLKEKQFV
- a CDS encoding tetratricopeptide repeat protein; this encodes MNRIDQIVQLVERGDIERALPLISKAKKEANDDEKYMLADYLFSFGMLEEARAIVEELVQRYPDEGELFIFLAEIYTELEEDEKALAILTDIDEEDPLFLRACLLLADLYQIQGLEEVSEQKLLKAYEKAPNEPIIEFALAELYFATGQYGKSISFYKKVLERETTVAGTFIPERLAEALSLLGEFEQALPYYEQTIEKKMDSHTLFGYGFTAFQAEYYQTAIEKLTQLKELDRDYVPLYLYLAKAYEHEGDVTKSYEIAKEGLLVDEWNKELLFYAGKIALKLGNEEEAETYLQKAVDIDLGYVEALVALASVWMHQERYEDVVRCLQYAIDQGEYDPQLEWYLARAKHKLEMYSDALNHYQEAYTFFKNDVSFLEEYGYFLIEEGDRERAKAMFAQIVRLDPANTEAAQMLLQLEE
- the trpA gene encoding tryptophan synthase subunit alpha; the encoded protein is MFIPFLVAGDPHPDVTIELALALQEAGADILELGVPYSDPLADGPVIQRASSRALKQRMTLPKAVELVGFMRKKGVKIPIIIFTYYNPVLQLGEESFFALAKENGVDGVLIPDLPFEESEPIRRVSEETRVPLISLVAPTSKQRIEKIASNAQGFLYCVSSLGVTGVRDTLPEAINEFLAEVKQYSRVPVVVGFGISKSEQVRMLKEHCDGVVIGSALVQKVEELSERLSQEDTKQEALNEFRRYAQMLVSPLGK